The Podarcis muralis chromosome 14, rPodMur119.hap1.1, whole genome shotgun sequence nucleotide sequence TTTCATGCTTTATCCAGTTACACTTTACACAGTTGTGTTTCCATCAACAGTTACGTTTACCTATAACAGTGagttttgcgtgctgaggtcccccaaaccatccctaccccaataactcacacatcacacataatttttgtttaaggtttttggcataattttggccacaacttttattatcacacaaaattgtgagtggttgcgtaggcattggttatgactagctatctcccccccccccccccccgctttggggatagcactgactcccggattccagcgtaagtcagtgtggaggaacaagcagggcaactggggctgcgttacagacccttcagttcctccctgcctgcgccttggggtcttacacggcccgcacccgattccaggggtttggacaaggggatggtaagccccagaattcctttaacggaattcccattccgcagcagcattggaggggtaggcacagccaatccatacccctccaccaaccaatttaaccaatgcctaaccgccacccgagcccttatgctcgccgccaaccactcacaaagCCAACCACACCCTCAACTTGGACACCACCGCATCCAACCATACATCATTCCCCGACATGGAAAGATGAACCCCATCAGCCCTGTATAATACTTCCTCCTTAAAGGAAATACGAGGGTGAGGAATCACCAATCCGCCCAAGCTCACCACCAACTTGCCCACCGCGGAATTAATCCGCTTCCTAACTTTCTCAGTGGATGCTGGGCAAGGACTGCCCCGCCAAATGCGGCGCTGAAGCAACTGTGACCAAATTAATTTAGCAGTAGGCACCATAGCCGCCAGCTCCCTTAGGTCCTGTAAAATAACAGTACGCAGCGTATAGCAAGGAAAAGAGACCATATCATTTTCCCCAAGCTGCACCACAATCGCTGAAGGTGGGCCAAACAGGAGGACACGCCTTTTCATGAGTGGCAAGAATTCCCTCCAACgcatcccccttctggagatcCAGGACACCTGCACGTGTTGTGGAAGGCCCAGGCCATCTCCCAATCCAGACTGACGAGCTCTGTCAGCggcccaatgcacaatactgtgGCCCACTATCCAGATACGGATAGTGCCCGGACCTAGGGTTAAAACAGAAATGTAAGTACACAGCCACACTACCTCCGCACATACGTTTTGAAAGCATCCGATCTCCATCGGCCCAAGTCCTTTATCCTTTTTACTGATAAACCCCAATGGGCAGCTGTAGTTGCAGCACCGATCCGGAAGGAGTGAGGAGCAAACTCCGAAGCCTCAAGCCCACATGCTGCAATGGCTTTTCGCATCACCTTAGTGAATTGATGCCGTGCTAATGGATGCCCATCTTCATGAATAAACAGGGGCCCGTCACCCACTGGTCGCAAGGCCAGGTACCGCTTAAGGTCCCTTACCGGACAAGGGCCACCTTCCCCAGACGCCGGGAGCCTGACAATGGCTCCCCTACCCAACTGATCCGTCTTTGAGTTCCTAACATTAATTTGCAAGTCGGACGGAGACATACTCACGTCCTGCAACAACAAGCCCCTGGAACCTCCATCCCGCTTttgctcaaggaccacctctcctacTCTCAGGGCCCCAAAGAAAGCCAATGAGAAAGCTGCAGAAAACAGACGGGCCTCGAATTTAGACCAACAGATGCTACGCAATTTAGTATGCATCTGCGCCAGCAGCTCTAATGTGATAGGCCGTCTAGGAATAGGCTTAGGGGGAGTGAGACGCCCCCACCCTTCCAAAGCTCTGCGCACTACAAACTTCCCACACGGATCCTTGTTGAAAAATGCCCTGCTAAGGAAGGAAATCGCTGCAGAATGAAGTCGCAGCGTCCTGGCCGCCCGGCGCATCTGGAATAGATGTGCCAAATACTTAAGCACCTGAGAGGAAGAATGGGGGATAGTAATCTCCCCAACCGTCTgtccattaaataataaaaaatctgccCATGCCTTTTTATAAGACCTCAAAGTAGAGGGGGcaacagatgcagctactccctgtaaaactaagtgctgccaaggttccagagatgatccgggaaaatttccggacggtctcgagccactggcGCCAGGGATCTGaatcgctccatctgaaaacgggacagagcgtCAGCAATCTCATTAGATATGCCCGGAACAAACCGAGcagaaaatacaatattaaaacgcaAACAATGTAGAACAAAAACCCGTAGGAGGGCCGATACCCTTGGAGAACGTGATGCCTGCTTGGCTAGTATTTTGACCACCGCTTGGTTATCGGACCAAAAACATACTCGGTGGTCCTTGAAGTGCTCAACCCACAAGTGCACGGCCACAACAATGggaaaaaactcaagaaaagttaaatCACGAGTTATAGCTTTCCCACGCCAAGCGAGAGGCCAACGTTCAGCACACCATCTACCATcccaaaacaaaccaaaaccaagTGACCCAGCTGCATCCGAATGCACCTGGAAGTCATTGTGGAGGTTCAAAACGTCCTGCCACAAAGACACACCAttgaattcctccaggaattccaTCCAGATGCTGAGGTCCGCACGCACCTGACTAGACAGGCGCACCCTATGCTGCGGGGCCTGTAGGCCCGATGTGAGTCTAGCCAAGCGGGAGCAGAACGGCCGCCCAGGGGCGACCACCCTGCAGGCGAAATTCAAATGACCCAACAGCGACTGCAGCTGTCGTAGGGTGACCTTCCTCAAGGGAACTAATTCCTCAATGACACGTCGTAAGGTGATTATCTTATCCGCCGGCAAGCTGGATGTTTGGGCCACGGTATCCAACAAGATACCCAAATAAGTAAGCTGCGTTGAGGGACCCTCAGTCTTTTCCGCTGCCAACGGAACACCCAGCTCTTCCGTTAAGGAAGCAAATGCCTGCAACAATACAACGCAGTCCCCCGTATTGCTCGCTGAGGCGACCAAAAAATCATCAAGATAATGAGTAACCCCATCCAGGCCAGTTCTAGCACGCAAAGCCCACTCCAAAAAGGAACTAAAGCGCTCAAAAGCTGCACAGGCTACAGAGCAGCCCATAGGCATGGCCTTATCAAAATAAAATCCGCCTTCGAACTGAAAACCTAGCAGCCAGAAATCAGCCGGATGGATCGGAAGCAGCCGAAATGCTGACTCTATGTCGCATTTTGCCAGAAGGGCACCAGGCCCAAACTTCCGTATCATCTTGATCGCGTGATCAAGAGAAGCATAGCGCACCGAACAAAGTTCCGGAGGAATTACGTCATTTACAGACGTGCCTCTGGGATGAGAAAGATTATGAATGAGGCGAAATTCCCCCGGGGCTTTCTTGGGAACTATACCCAAGGGTGACACATGCAAATTAGGAAAAGGAGGAGTTGAGAAAGGACCAGCCATACGATGCAAAGCCAGTTCTTTGTCAATCTTTTTCCGCGCCACTTCTGGCATGTCTTTTACAGATTTCTGGTTAACCAAATTCCCTGCTATCGGGGGTGATGCTACCGGAATTCTGAATCCCAAAGAAAAACCCTCACTCAAATAGGACGCTGCCTCCTTGTCAGGATATGAATCCAACAAGGACAACAGCGGCTGCAGCCTCACCGGAGTGTAGGCTAATGAGAACAGGGCACTACTTTCCGGCTCCAGTGACCGGCCCCTGGGGAGCGGCTTTTgggggctgctgagagcccccaCCCTTGCGAAAGGGTCGCCGCGCCCCTGTACAAACCGACGCCGAGTGGCCCCCTGAGCACTTCTCACAAAGGTGTGAGTACCTGCAGGGCTGCCGCTGGCAGGCACCCTTGTTGAAATCCCAACAATACAACCGGCGACCTGCCCTTTGAGGGAGCGCCTTAAACTTCTGCTGATCAGGGGCCTTCTTGTCGATGCGAGGGGCAACGTAAGTGGTCCAAACATCCAGGTCTTTACGATCCCAGCGGGCAGTGGGGATCTTGGCCACTCTACGCCTAAAATTCTGATCATAAGCCAATGCAGCGGTCTCTCCGGCCATTGTGAAGGCCGAGCGGACTATGGACAGGTAGACCCATAAATGCAAAGACCTCCTAGGATAAGCAGCGGAAACTACGCCAGCGAAAACTTGAAAACTGTCCAACCAACGCTCAAAAGTCCTATCCGCTTTAGCTATAGATGCCCGCTTCCTTGAAGCAGCATGGTCCTTCTCCAAAGGCTCTTGACCCTCAAGTGGGGGGGCTAGGCTAAAGATATCGACATAACGACCGTTCAGAATCCTGGACCTCAATTTGTTAGACAAATGGGCACCAGGAATCAAGTCCCTAGCCGAATTGGTGGAGACTTTAACGTCAGGCACCAAGACCCCTGCCTGACAGTCCTGCACCGCCCCATACTTAGCACGGTGTGAGTTAGCCCTCCGCTCCCAAACCCACTTGGGGAGCCCAGAGGCCTCACCAAAGCCCCAGTAAAGCTTCAGGGAAGCCTCCTCGTCACTGCTAGAGCTCAGCGAAGAAGTACCTGTAGAAGACGACGACGTGTCCTTCCGTTTGCGCTTGGAGCGCCTCTTGGAGCTCTTCTTGCGGCGGCGGCGTCCACCGGAAGAGGCccttggaggaagagggaggctgTCCTCAACCGATGACTCTGAAACATCGCCTTGCTGCACAGCTCCAGACTGCAACACAGGTAAGGCCGGGGACTGTACAGCACCTGGAACTGACTGAAAGGAGACCACCTGTGAATGCCCCAGAGACGGACTCAGTGTAACTGCAGACTGCCCAGGAGAGGCCCGCTCAGCACGGCCCCACGTCGATGTCCGTCTCCTGGCCCCAACCCTGGTACTCCCCCGCCCCCTTTGCATGACGACCCGGGACCCAGGCGAAACCTGGGACCGGGCCGGTTCCATGTCAGGCAAAGAAGCACCGGCTGACAAATATACTCTATCATCGTCGCTAGATGACGATCCAGGCGAAGAAGCACCCCCAAGAGGAGCCGGCGTCGCTGATGACGTCGAAGGGGTTGAGCAACGACGCATCAGGCCCTCCATCTCAGCCTCTGCCCTTGCCAGAGCCACCGGGTCCCCAGCCAAGCCAGAGACCATGGATTGAAGACGTCTCAACGACTGGCCAGGTACAGGAGAACGCAGGGCCTGGGACGGGCCTTTTATAGGCCGCTTTGCGGAGGTGGTAGGTGCAGCCTTCCTTGCCGCCTTCTTAGGAGCCATTCCTAGTACTggtgggaaataaaaaaaaaaaaaaaaattaaataccaaATTAGCAACCAACAGGTTAAGACACGACTATAATaggaataaagtaaaataaataaaataataaaataataaaataaaataaaataaaataaaataaaaaataaaataaaataaaataaaattaaaataaatttaaaattaaattaaaattaaatagttGAGCTAAAATAAGTTAAATTCACCAGCCGGAATAGACAATCCAATCCAGTAATGTTTAAGGTTCAGCAACCTTATAACCACAGCTCAGTCGGCAAACAGCAAAGCAAGGAAAAGAAGCCACCTGCAAATATGCAATCCACCACTAGAGGCCACCACCGAGGGTCGACTAACACTGCAGCTGCTGCAATAGCAACCAGCCCTGCAATTACAGGGTCTGGCCAGAAGATGTCGCCACTCACTAGGAGGGGGCAAGATGGCGCTCCCGCCAAAAGCCTAAAATGGCGGGCCTCCAAGCGCTCCCCCCCCCGCAGGCcaagcgccccgcgcgccggccTGCCGAGCCTCAATCGAGCCCCCCAACCCACGCCGAAAGCGGGGGCCAGCAGGAACCTACAGCCGCCCCCGCGCTATCCCGATAGGGGCggagggggaagaaggaaggCCCCAGCCGCTCCCCCCGGCCACCGGGCGACACCCGGAGCCCGCAGGCCCCCCGCGCGGCAAGCCAGCGGCTCCCGGCGCGGCACAGCAGgcgcggacccccccccccggccgcgaTCGACCGCGGGAGCGTCGCCGCCCGGCGAGCGCCCGAAGCCGCCGCCCCGCAGCGCCCAACGAGCGGCAGAGAAGGC carries:
- the LOC144325502 gene encoding uncharacterized protein LOC144325502, which translates into the protein MPEVARKKIDKELALHRMAGPFSTPPFPNLHVSPLGIVPKKAPGEFRLIHNLSHPRGTSVNDVIPPELCSVRYASLDHAIKMIRKFGPGALLAKCDIESAFRLLPIHPADFWLLGFQFEGGFYFDKAMPMGCSVACAAFERFSSFLEWALRARTGLDGVTHYLDDFLVASASNTGDCVVLLQAFASLTEELGVPLAAEKTEGPSTQLTYLGILLDTVAQTSSLPADKIITLRRVIEELVPLRKVTLRQLQSLLGHLNFACRVVAPGRPFCSRLARLTSGLQAPQHRVRLSSQVRADLSIWMEFLEEFNAVIEINENPNIVLNMSFGFHLYESYLNARMTYQNTLKLLSTAERIVPNFKCDKKRNMIAVIGAVNSDVSLHMTTILGIYKIPQI